A region of Nitrospira sp. CR1.1 DNA encodes the following proteins:
- a CDS encoding BamA/TamA family outer membrane protein yields MRPIPIAWGVGILLGFHVLLCAMPLHAQVGVPLPPKPPQLPIEPPPAQPPVLEVPPPAPPVAGEPITGPKIFVKEVRLIGNTAFTSQQLSEVTGPYTNRDVTAEELESLRLALTYYYVNRGYVTSGALIPEQTVTDGILTVQVVEGKLAEIKVEDARWFRPSYFQSRIDAAAGPPLNVGTLQERLQLLQGDPRIQRINAELRPGLSRGESALNVRVAEANPLKAWLEFNNFQSPTVGAEQGFITLAHQNLFGFGDQLSLQYGRSAGVDPILNFSYAIPVNRYDTTVALQYRRFDFTVKEDPFEELDIRNKAEIFGISLRHPVYRKVDQEFALTLTGEHERNKSFLLGQPFEFIAGSPDGKFRVMALRFGQEYTRRSVDQVISASSRFSVGIGAMGATANADPNLPDARFFSWLGQAQLIRQLPFWRTQLVGRGLVQLSNDHLFPLEQVAVGGRYSVRGYREYTLIRDNAAIGSIELRVPVYTTKAGVDTVFLAPFFDIGHGWETNVSTPTSPPKTLSSAGIGAIWNFWRGSRFEIYWGKQLRKFDTGRDNLQDHGVHLQLVVEAF; encoded by the coding sequence ATGAGGCCTATCCCGATCGCATGGGGCGTAGGAATCTTGCTCGGGTTCCACGTTCTGTTGTGTGCGATGCCTCTGCATGCGCAGGTCGGGGTGCCACTGCCGCCGAAACCTCCACAGTTACCGATTGAGCCTCCGCCAGCTCAGCCCCCTGTGCTTGAAGTGCCGCCACCGGCGCCACCCGTTGCCGGTGAGCCGATTACTGGCCCCAAGATCTTTGTCAAGGAAGTACGCTTGATTGGGAACACGGCATTCACCTCGCAACAACTGAGTGAGGTCACGGGGCCCTATACCAATCGCGACGTCACGGCGGAGGAACTCGAAAGTCTACGGTTGGCCCTCACGTACTACTATGTCAATCGCGGATATGTGACCTCCGGCGCCCTTATCCCTGAGCAAACAGTGACGGATGGCATTCTGACCGTGCAGGTTGTCGAAGGGAAACTGGCAGAGATCAAGGTGGAAGATGCGCGCTGGTTTCGCCCGTCGTATTTTCAAAGTCGAATCGATGCGGCAGCCGGCCCCCCGCTCAATGTCGGAACGTTGCAGGAGCGGTTACAGTTATTGCAAGGTGATCCCCGCATTCAACGCATCAATGCGGAGTTGCGTCCCGGTCTCTCGCGGGGCGAAAGCGCATTGAATGTTCGGGTGGCGGAGGCTAATCCCCTGAAAGCCTGGCTGGAATTCAATAACTTTCAATCGCCCACGGTCGGGGCCGAGCAGGGGTTTATCACCCTCGCGCACCAAAATCTTTTCGGATTCGGCGACCAGTTGAGTCTGCAGTACGGAAGATCGGCCGGAGTCGACCCCATTCTCAATTTCAGTTATGCGATTCCTGTGAATCGGTATGACACGACAGTCGCCCTTCAATATCGACGGTTTGATTTTACCGTCAAGGAAGACCCGTTTGAAGAGCTGGATATTCGGAACAAGGCGGAGATTTTTGGCATCTCCCTGCGCCATCCGGTCTATCGCAAAGTCGATCAGGAATTTGCCCTCACCTTGACCGGTGAACATGAGCGAAACAAGAGTTTCCTGTTGGGACAACCCTTTGAATTCATTGCCGGGTCTCCCGATGGGAAGTTTCGTGTGATGGCGTTGCGGTTTGGTCAGGAGTACACGCGCCGGTCGGTTGATCAGGTGATTTCCGCTTCATCGCGATTTTCAGTCGGCATCGGCGCCATGGGCGCCACAGCGAATGCAGATCCGAATCTACCCGATGCCCGGTTCTTTTCCTGGCTCGGGCAGGCCCAGTTGATCCGGCAATTACCCTTCTGGCGGACACAGTTGGTGGGTCGCGGTCTCGTTCAATTGTCAAATGACCATCTGTTTCCGCTCGAACAGGTGGCGGTTGGAGGCCGGTACAGTGTCCGCGGCTATCGGGAGTACACCTTGATCCGCGATAACGCGGCGATCGGGTCGATCGAACTCCGAGTCCCGGTCTATACAACGAAGGCCGGCGTGGATACGGTCTTTCTCGCACCGTTTTTCGATATCGGCCATGGGTGGGAAACGAATGTGTCCACTCCCACGAGTCCTCCAAAGACGCTCTCCAGTGCCGGCATCGGCGCCATCTGGAACTTCTGGCGGGGCAGCCGATTTGAAATCTACTGGGGTAAACAACTTAGAAAATTTGATACAGGCCGCGATAATTTGCAAGATCATGGCGTGCATCTGCAGCTGGTGGTTGAGGCGTTTTGA
- a CDS encoding tetratricopeptide repeat protein produces the protein MGLPPITGRPWKGAEAGVPWLTLVGGSMLLALTVRSLALYSMSQTEYFETLIIDEQIYHAWAAELAAGTYTSTWAYKTSPLPAYVVGILYMVFHPDPVYFRLLNIGLGTVTCGVLYLLGKEMANRQAGLCSAFLAALYQPFILYSIVPLKTALEVFLFSLTALLLARALTRNGSWGFLLLGLATGLLNATRENTIVFSAIILSLLLWTNLPRSREPLKRVASQGGTFMLGLLLALTPFMVRNYVIAGEPVLTTHQGGFNFYLGNQLDTMNPFYRPVSWASSNADELEIHFRIEASRRLGHLVSPGESERYWIHQAIDSALANPATFAAKQTYKLLALLNPAEAGDHYDIGFLSQFAKFFAFPFPSFGIIMPLGVAGLILNSTSSRAKLGVALLLVGYALALLPFHINGRYRLPFAVILLPFVFICLEHLAYCFRKRHLGRSAACVLLVGLLGATEFIPIPGANDRTAYLNIHAWVLSQAGKDKDALAYWERSSSMDGTFSAFANLSLARHALLHQTTDTALRYLSKISDDSYAAATKHELLGDIWHRQGRAIEALLEYDRSLEINYGKLQVRQKRVAVLEGVDKERAISESRVLEAMRSLYGVRQSKL, from the coding sequence ATGGGATTACCGCCAATAACTGGTCGACCTTGGAAGGGAGCAGAGGCAGGCGTTCCCTGGTTGACTCTTGTTGGCGGATCCATGCTCTTGGCGCTGACTGTGCGGAGCCTGGCCCTCTATTCCATGTCCCAAACAGAATATTTCGAGACCCTCATCATCGATGAACAAATCTACCATGCATGGGCGGCGGAGCTTGCTGCGGGGACATACACATCGACCTGGGCCTACAAAACGTCTCCACTGCCTGCCTACGTCGTCGGAATCCTGTACATGGTCTTCCACCCGGACCCAGTGTACTTTCGGTTGCTCAACATTGGCCTGGGAACTGTCACGTGCGGGGTTCTCTACTTGTTGGGCAAAGAAATGGCCAACCGCCAGGCTGGCCTCTGTTCTGCCTTTCTAGCAGCACTCTACCAACCCTTCATTCTTTACAGCATTGTCCCACTCAAAACTGCCTTGGAAGTATTTCTGTTCTCCCTCACTGCCCTCTTGCTGGCGAGAGCACTGACGAGAAATGGTTCGTGGGGCTTCCTGCTGTTGGGACTAGCAACCGGATTACTGAACGCTACACGTGAAAACACCATTGTGTTCTCCGCCATTATCTTGTCGTTACTACTCTGGACTAACCTCCCTCGAAGCCGCGAGCCACTCAAACGCGTTGCCTCACAGGGCGGCACGTTCATGCTCGGGCTGCTCCTAGCCCTCACCCCTTTTATGGTTCGCAATTATGTTATCGCTGGAGAGCCGGTTCTCACTACACATCAAGGAGGCTTCAATTTCTACCTTGGCAACCAACTCGACACCATGAATCCATTTTATCGCCCTGTGTCTTGGGCTTCATCCAATGCCGACGAACTTGAGATTCACTTCCGAATTGAAGCGAGCCGGCGGTTAGGGCATCTCGTTTCGCCTGGAGAATCCGAACGCTATTGGATTCACCAAGCGATTGATTCGGCACTCGCAAACCCTGCTACGTTTGCGGCAAAACAAACCTATAAACTGCTTGCACTCCTCAATCCCGCGGAGGCCGGTGATCACTATGACATCGGGTTCCTAAGCCAATTCGCAAAGTTCTTCGCATTTCCGTTTCCGAGCTTCGGTATCATCATGCCGTTGGGAGTGGCGGGCTTGATCCTAAACTCCACATCTTCACGGGCGAAACTCGGCGTTGCTCTCCTCCTTGTAGGCTATGCCCTCGCGCTACTGCCATTTCACATCAACGGCAGGTACCGGCTCCCGTTCGCCGTCATACTGCTACCCTTCGTCTTCATTTGCCTTGAGCACCTCGCATACTGTTTTCGCAAACGACATCTTGGCAGGAGTGCCGCTTGCGTACTTCTTGTCGGCCTTCTCGGGGCAACTGAATTTATCCCGATTCCCGGCGCAAATGATCGGACAGCCTATCTCAATATTCACGCCTGGGTACTCTCACAAGCAGGCAAGGACAAGGACGCATTAGCGTATTGGGAGCGATCATCTTCAATGGACGGTACATTTTCAGCATTTGCGAATCTCTCACTCGCCCGTCACGCCTTGCTCCACCAGACCACAGATACGGCACTGCGGTATTTATCCAAGATCTCCGATGATTCATACGCTGCAGCGACCAAGCACGAATTATTAGGCGACATATGGCACAGGCAAGGGAGGGCAATCGAAGCGCTGTTGGAATATGACCGCTCCCTTGAGATCAACTACGGCAAACTTCAGGTGAGACAAAAACGTGTAGCGGTTTTGGAGGGAGTCGATAAAGAAAGAGCGATCAGTGAATCGCGAGTACTTGAGGCCATGAGGTCACTGTATGGTGTCCGGCAATCCAAACTTTAG
- a CDS encoding CHAT domain-containing protein — MRFARLLYLTFGLCLTISGQTLAVELSGSAAPTSPDQEMQQAKAQFQQGAFAQAAVHWMEAARLYEQQQQPQQQCQALINLAHALEQSGQIKRAQVTLQTALKLSEQTGNRALTATILGRLGSAAYALGKGAQAAEHLTKALELAREEHKPALVAGLLNDLGNVLASRSEFAEALDVFAESKNLATQTNQSALAATAQTNAAMALLENQQFAESERALAVASADLQTLQDSYAKSYGLLNVGLGYDDLRSAVATPKLMAQGERQVADKSRGLSVGAGQGAGLAPPATTKPKEKASGKIQAPGAYKPAAGNLLRQASDSFVAAAQVATRLGDARAQSYAWGYLGSLLEKERRYGEALDFTRKASFAAQKVNAPESLYRWQWQTARLLKASGKDDEAMSAYQRAVSVLKPIRYEYSVGYQGRHYSFRDSVAPLFTEVEDTLLRRAAAAGSPEQSQQWLVQVRDTVEASRAAELQDYFRDDCVATAHARGGGGLLPANTAVVYPIMLQDRLELLVNTTGGLRRYGVPVNADTLTQEVRTFRRLVQDRRSQNYLSSAQVLYSWLMAPLQQDFLAMGITTVVMVPDGPLRTIPMAALHDGRQFVVDKYAVAVTPSMDLTDPRPLDRGKINLLSMGLTESVQGFPALPNVGTEVQAIKAIYGGQLLMDNQFLVPSMEREMKEQGIGIVHIASHGVVESDVNNSFLLAYDDKITMDRLSQLVGLLQYRQAPLELLTLSACETAVGDDRAALGLAGVAVKAGARSALASLWFIDDQATSDLVTEFYRRLQDPAVTKAVALQRAQQKILAQPGHEHPSFWAPFLLINNWM, encoded by the coding sequence ATGCGATTTGCACGACTGTTATATTTGACATTCGGCCTGTGTTTGACCATCTCAGGCCAAACTCTCGCCGTCGAACTTTCTGGCAGCGCGGCTCCCACGTCTCCAGATCAAGAGATGCAGCAGGCAAAGGCTCAATTCCAGCAAGGCGCCTTCGCCCAGGCGGCCGTGCATTGGATGGAGGCCGCCCGGTTGTATGAGCAGCAGCAACAACCACAACAGCAGTGCCAGGCGCTTATTAACCTCGCACATGCATTAGAGCAGAGCGGCCAGATCAAACGGGCGCAAGTCACATTGCAAACAGCGCTGAAGCTTTCTGAACAGACCGGCAACCGAGCCCTCACGGCGACGATCTTAGGGCGTTTGGGCAGCGCCGCGTATGCGCTCGGCAAAGGTGCCCAAGCGGCCGAGCATTTGACCAAAGCCCTTGAACTTGCGCGGGAGGAACACAAACCGGCGCTAGTGGCCGGCCTCTTGAACGACCTGGGGAATGTTCTTGCGTCGCGCAGCGAGTTTGCAGAGGCTCTTGACGTGTTTGCCGAGAGCAAGAATCTTGCGACTCAGACGAATCAATCAGCTCTGGCAGCCACTGCGCAAACGAATGCGGCCATGGCCTTACTGGAAAACCAACAGTTCGCCGAATCGGAGCGGGCGTTGGCCGTGGCATCGGCGGACCTGCAAACTCTTCAAGACAGTTATGCCAAGTCCTATGGGCTGTTGAATGTCGGTCTCGGCTATGATGATCTGCGCTCGGCTGTCGCCACGCCAAAGCTCATGGCCCAGGGAGAGCGTCAGGTCGCCGATAAAAGCCGCGGGCTGAGTGTAGGGGCTGGACAGGGCGCCGGCCTGGCTCCTCCCGCTACGACTAAGCCGAAGGAGAAAGCGTCCGGCAAGATTCAGGCACCCGGTGCGTACAAGCCGGCGGCCGGCAATCTTCTGCGACAGGCCTCCGACTCATTCGTTGCGGCGGCCCAGGTTGCCACACGCCTGGGGGACGCCAGGGCCCAGTCCTATGCCTGGGGATATCTCGGCTCCTTGTTGGAGAAGGAGCGGCGATACGGTGAGGCTCTGGATTTTACCCGCAAGGCCAGCTTTGCCGCGCAAAAAGTCAACGCACCGGAATCACTGTACCGCTGGCAGTGGCAGACCGCTCGCCTGCTCAAGGCCAGCGGCAAAGACGACGAGGCGATGAGCGCGTATCAGCGGGCGGTCTCTGTATTAAAGCCGATTCGTTATGAGTATTCGGTCGGGTATCAGGGGCGCCATTATTCTTTCCGTGATTCGGTCGCTCCACTCTTTACCGAAGTGGAAGACACCCTGCTACGTCGTGCAGCCGCAGCCGGTTCTCCGGAGCAGAGCCAACAATGGCTGGTGCAGGTTCGAGACACGGTGGAGGCTTCTCGTGCAGCTGAACTCCAGGACTATTTTCGCGACGACTGCGTCGCGACGGCCCATGCCAGGGGAGGCGGGGGACTGCTGCCTGCCAACACCGCGGTGGTATACCCCATTATGTTGCAGGACCGGCTCGAACTGCTGGTAAACACCACCGGTGGCCTCAGGCGTTACGGCGTCCCGGTGAATGCTGACACGTTGACTCAAGAGGTCAGAACTTTTCGACGGCTCGTGCAGGATCGGCGGTCCCAGAACTACCTCTCATCAGCTCAGGTTCTCTACAGCTGGCTCATGGCTCCGCTGCAGCAGGATTTCCTGGCCATGGGCATTACGACGGTGGTGATGGTGCCGGATGGGCCGCTGCGTACGATTCCCATGGCGGCGCTCCACGACGGTCGCCAATTCGTAGTCGATAAATATGCGGTTGCGGTGACTCCGAGCATGGATTTGACCGATCCACGCCCATTGGATCGAGGAAAAATTAACCTGCTTTCCATGGGCTTGACCGAATCCGTGCAGGGTTTTCCAGCGCTGCCCAATGTTGGCACGGAGGTCCAAGCGATCAAAGCCATCTACGGAGGGCAACTGTTGATGGACAACCAGTTCCTTGTGCCGTCGATGGAACGCGAAATGAAAGAGCAGGGAATCGGGATCGTTCATATTGCTTCCCACGGGGTTGTGGAGAGTGATGTCAATAACTCATTTTTGCTGGCCTACGATGACAAGATTACGATGGACCGCCTCTCGCAGCTGGTGGGGTTACTCCAGTACAGGCAAGCCCCTCTCGAATTGCTGACCCTCAGCGCATGCGAGACTGCCGTGGGGGATGATCGGGCCGCATTGGGGTTAGCCGGCGTGGCAGTAAAGGCGGGGGCACGGAGCGCGCTGGCGAGCCTTTGGTTCATCGATGATCAGGCCACATCGGACCTTGTGACAGAATTCTATCGACGGCTTCAGGATCCTGCGGTGACCAAGGCCGTGGCATTGCAGCGGGCGCAACAAAAAATTCTCGCGCAGCCTGGCCATGAGCATCCGAGTTTCTGGGCGCCGTTTCTCCTGATCAATAATTGGATGTGA
- a CDS encoding filamentous hemagglutinin N-terminal domain-containing protein, which translates to MLVLYRSYSVSWLVGLVLVASLSPYVQAQTTTAISANGLGTKVAELSGNRIDIGGGTRSGQNLFHSFSQFNLAAKDTANFVRPEGASNVISRVTGSQSFIDGTLQATGWTNFYFVNPNGIVFAPTAKLNIGGSAYFSTAHYLVFSDAGVFNTRSVSGGEILSSFPVSSFGFLQGAHQAPLTISGSQLKVGSGQTLSVIGGPITIDEAQLIAPNGTVQVASVGGVDSDTIVFSRREVGSGDSKDIVRDFLGYGGEVNVKSLGLTELREGSITMNPGNSFAALDAGPNGTVQTIPAPASIQTPSGSQKIVQSSLVKVVTEPVLSTISPNLTIEEGQTTTVTISLNKPAEITETVTLSNSNAGAATTAPSGPTITFNPGEQTKTIQVTGVKEGSTQITATLRNLARSAAIAVIPRLAFSGTLTSTVELGLNGTLTITLNRTSSTPTDVTLSSLTPGVATLNRSRVTIPAGETSSAPIEVTSVNVGLATIRASLNGVTVDRSMQVTPMSLGSLSGVSILEGQSGTVIVTLPRNAPSTVRVTLATSDSTIATVERAFVDIPANTNSASFTVRGVAEGSVQVRAQSGNSTQTAAVVVNALPPPPLTALAPNLSLKTGSSGSISVVLKESFKRDLTVLLRSSDPSIASVNDLVTIPANSTTSSPIVVTANRVGSTTIVASLLNSSVQALVDVTSPGVVLPPGANGTIGLSSAVQYPRAVAAPQGSVAVPRLLADKCAAVKDGQFSSFAQLNRDSAPSQPGRYLSAPTLLEGDPITGARDTVPEISIMVGPPKVLTVRPDVMSFIALAQDCRLEVK; encoded by the coding sequence ATGCTAGTTCTTTACAGATCCTATAGTGTCAGTTGGCTGGTCGGCCTAGTGCTTGTGGCTTCTCTCTCGCCATACGTCCAGGCCCAAACTACTACAGCCATTTCAGCCAATGGACTTGGAACTAAGGTAGCAGAGCTTTCGGGAAACCGGATTGATATTGGAGGGGGTACGCGAAGTGGACAAAATCTGTTTCATAGCTTCAGCCAATTTAATCTCGCAGCGAAGGACACGGCAAATTTTGTCAGACCTGAAGGAGCGAGTAATGTAATCAGCCGCGTCACAGGATCTCAGTCATTCATAGACGGAACTTTGCAGGCAACCGGCTGGACGAATTTTTATTTCGTCAATCCAAATGGAATCGTGTTTGCACCTACGGCTAAACTGAATATCGGCGGATCTGCGTATTTCAGCACGGCCCACTATTTGGTCTTTAGTGATGCAGGGGTATTTAATACGCGATCTGTCAGCGGTGGAGAAATACTCTCAAGTTTTCCAGTCTCGTCATTCGGTTTTCTGCAAGGCGCTCATCAAGCTCCCCTCACTATTTCTGGAAGCCAGTTAAAGGTTGGATCAGGGCAAACGCTCTCAGTTATTGGTGGCCCCATTACGATAGACGAAGCGCAGCTAATCGCACCAAACGGTACCGTGCAAGTAGCTAGTGTGGGTGGGGTTGACAGCGACACAATCGTATTTTCAAGGCGCGAAGTAGGATCTGGAGACTCTAAAGATATAGTTCGTGATTTTTTGGGCTATGGCGGTGAAGTTAATGTCAAGTCTCTTGGGCTGACCGAGCTCAGGGAGGGGAGTATCACCATGAACCCCGGGAACTCTTTCGCCGCGCTCGATGCAGGTCCCAATGGCACGGTACAAACCATCCCGGCGCCTGCAAGTATTCAAACGCCATCAGGCTCGCAGAAAATTGTCCAATCCAGCCTCGTTAAGGTTGTAACAGAACCAGTCCTCAGTACGATATCACCGAATCTGACGATTGAAGAGGGCCAAACCACCACGGTAACCATCTCTTTAAATAAACCAGCCGAAATAACTGAAACAGTGACGCTCAGTAATTCAAATGCTGGCGCGGCAACCACTGCACCGTCTGGCCCAACCATTACCTTTAATCCCGGAGAACAAACAAAAACGATCCAGGTGACCGGTGTTAAAGAAGGTTCTACACAAATCACGGCGACACTCCGCAATCTCGCGAGGAGTGCGGCGATAGCTGTCATACCCCGCTTGGCATTCTCCGGAACGCTTACCTCGACAGTCGAGCTCGGGCTCAACGGGACTCTCACGATTACTCTAAATCGAACGTCTTCAACCCCTACTGACGTGACTTTGAGCAGTCTCACTCCGGGGGTAGCTACTCTGAATAGGTCAAGAGTCACTATCCCTGCTGGGGAGACATCGTCGGCCCCGATTGAAGTGACAAGCGTTAACGTGGGCTTAGCTACCATTCGGGCATCGCTCAACGGAGTCACTGTGGACAGGTCTATGCAGGTTACACCCATGTCGCTTGGCTCGTTGAGCGGCGTTTCTATTTTGGAAGGACAGTCCGGAACAGTCATCGTGACTCTTCCCCGGAATGCGCCGTCTACGGTGCGAGTTACATTGGCGACCTCCGATTCAACCATTGCCACGGTGGAGCGCGCGTTCGTAGATATTCCCGCCAACACAAACAGTGCCTCGTTCACAGTTCGCGGTGTGGCGGAAGGTTCTGTGCAAGTACGCGCCCAGTCCGGTAATTCGACTCAAACAGCCGCTGTGGTGGTCAATGCGTTGCCTCCGCCTCCGCTCACCGCACTTGCGCCGAATCTCTCACTCAAAACCGGAAGCTCTGGTTCAATCTCAGTTGTTTTGAAGGAGTCGTTCAAACGGGATCTGACAGTCCTGCTTAGAAGCTCTGATCCTTCGATCGCGAGCGTCAACGACTTGGTCACAATCCCGGCGAATAGTACGACCAGTAGTCCGATCGTGGTGACCGCCAACCGTGTTGGAAGCACAACTATCGTGGCGTCGTTACTTAATTCAAGTGTGCAGGCCCTTGTTGATGTCACGTCACCTGGCGTGGTCCTTCCACCTGGTGCGAATGGAACTATCGGTCTTTCGTCCGCCGTCCAGTATCCGAGGGCTGTGGCTGCTCCCCAGGGGTCCGTTGCCGTCCCGCGATTGCTGGCCGACAAATGCGCGGCAGTGAAAGATGGCCAGTTCAGCAGCTTTGCGCAGCTGAATCGGGATAGTGCTCCCTCGCAGCCCGGGCGCTACTTGTCGGCTCCGACGTTGTTGGAGGGTGATCCGATAACGGGCGCACGCGACACTGTGCCGGAGATCAGTATCATGGTCGGTCCGCCGAAGGTGTTGACCGTGCGTCCCGATGTGATGAGCTTCATCGCGCTTGCACAGGATTGTCGGCTTGAGGTCAAGTGA
- a CDS encoding DUF4384 domain-containing protein — MSNGVRLNCLISAGCVAVLMPVLWMGFARASQPPGETGPTESIRGFACYKYGDNETPVQAKRVAIALAQEDAVRLHRVFVQSSSKVKNLQLEEDIVQTASAAMLEQVHVEKEEKQGQEICITIAARMSPVSIDELIKQRINAKEISQQAQAPMVAASAGFGLRVWTNREDGRFSEGDELIIHVQSDRDGYLKLDYFQADGCVVHLVPNLYRGEAFIKGGQTYSFGSATSPEQFTVTGPFGAETIKAIVGVKPFDPSLQGKSTECDDGRAYVQGLQQGLRGLKVSGVEKAISLTTLSRTVDGYRKDRRPGLSP, encoded by the coding sequence ATGAGTAACGGTGTACGACTGAATTGCTTGATCAGTGCCGGGTGTGTAGCCGTATTGATGCCGGTGCTCTGGATGGGGTTTGCCCGCGCGAGTCAGCCACCAGGAGAAACCGGGCCAACAGAATCAATTCGAGGGTTTGCTTGCTATAAGTATGGTGACAATGAAACCCCTGTTCAGGCGAAACGCGTTGCCATTGCCTTAGCTCAAGAGGACGCCGTTCGTCTTCATAGGGTTTTTGTGCAGTCTTCTTCAAAAGTGAAGAATCTTCAGCTGGAAGAAGATATCGTGCAGACGGCCAGCGCAGCGATGCTCGAGCAGGTTCACGTGGAGAAAGAGGAGAAGCAGGGCCAAGAGATCTGCATCACAATTGCAGCGAGGATGAGTCCCGTGTCGATCGACGAACTCATCAAGCAACGAATTAACGCAAAAGAGATCTCGCAGCAAGCACAAGCCCCTATGGTTGCGGCATCCGCCGGGTTTGGGTTACGCGTCTGGACCAATCGGGAGGATGGCCGTTTCAGTGAGGGGGACGAGTTGATCATCCACGTGCAGTCCGACCGCGACGGGTATCTAAAGCTGGACTATTTTCAGGCCGACGGCTGTGTGGTCCACCTGGTTCCCAATCTTTATCGAGGAGAGGCCTTCATTAAAGGCGGGCAGACCTACTCGTTTGGTAGTGCGACGTCTCCGGAGCAATTCACCGTCACGGGTCCTTTTGGGGCAGAGACCATTAAGGCCATTGTCGGCGTAAAACCGTTCGATCCTTCTCTTCAGGGGAAATCCACTGAGTGTGACGATGGCCGCGCGTACGTGCAGGGCTTACAGCAAGGGCTGCGCGGTCTGAAGGTGAGCGGAGTGGAAAAGGCGATCTCCCTCACCACGCTGAGTCGGACAGTTGATGGGTATCGGAAGGATCGTCGTCCAGGGCTGAGCCCGTAG